Part of the Xiphophorus couchianus chromosome 19, X_couchianus-1.0, whole genome shotgun sequence genome is shown below.
aaaaatatggcCCCCTTGAATATTAAACTTACTGCTAGCCAGTAAagtaaacaatttatttcaacttcagacattttttttctttaaattaatcaCTCACAGTGCTATATGTCCTACATCTTCATAACATTGCTAAATTTTCAAAGTAACTACAAATGTATACATTCTGGTGGCTGGTAGCTTTCTCACTGAACATGTAAAAGTGAGCCTCAATGGTTTATAAACTTGGAGCTGAAATACTGTTaagattaatcaaaaataaaagggaTGAAAACAAGTTAATTAGCATTGcatgactaaatatttaaaaatgctacaaTTAGTAAGAGCGTCACCACAGTGCAGCACATGTAGTGTAcaatcttttttaaatgaatatgttCGTAAGGTGTGAAAATGTAGAGTGAAGCTTTATTATCTGGTATCAATAGCAGCCTGTTCACAGACCAAATCACCCCAACTGGTTTTCTAAAGTGAAACTGGACCACCATTAAATTTGCTGTGAACAAAAAGATCTTTATTCATTGGATCGGCATGATTGGTTGAATGATGCAGTTCAAGAGAAATTTCTCACCAAACCTTAAAATCTAATGTGGCTTCCTTGGATATTTTACACATCCAGTAGTCTACTCTGGACTTGAatctgttttaaagtaaaaaaaaaaaaaaaaagaaattagcaactgtgttttatgttttgaacgtatttacatttattttgacattctCACAAAGTTTGGTTTTCCTAGATAGGTGAAACAGCAATCAGTACATTTTTCTGGTTCGCTGTTGTCTGCTATTCATAGCAAATATAATTAGAGGGTTCCTACACACTTTGGAAAAGTATCggatttcattaaatattttccaggGCTGGAAAGTATAAGTATTAGATTAAGAGTgggaaatatttgtatttccagactttattgCCTATTTAATTCCCTGTCATACCATCTAAATGTTGTATTGACTTGTcctctcttcatttttttcttccctacTCCATGCATCCGCCTATCCTTTCATCCTTTTGAATctttgcttaaatattttctatttcagtCTTTTCTTCAATCCATCCCTCGTTCTTTCCTGAAGTCCCTGTGTTCCAGTCTTTCCATTATTTCTTAATTCCCatgaatatttctgtgtttaaagcCTGACCactgtaaaaacagcaaaatctaGACTGGCCATTTGTATTTGACAATTATAAAGAAACACTGTATTACCTTGCAAATAATTAGCCTCAAAAAGTCCAACACCAACTGTAATTTCATCACTGTTTAAGAATTGTTGATGtcattggactttttttttttttaacatgttccAATCTTATAGAGAACAGAATAGGGTCTACCTCTAACTATGGACTGTTCTGTTACCTAGAACACAATCTAAAATATTAGGCTACTTGACTAAACTTAATAGTCTAGTTCACTTGTTGCCTTGATTCAATATGAAATCTTTAAACTTACAGTGACTAAATTACATGAGCCTATTTAATCATTTTCCTACATAGcctatgtgaaaataaaattctcacTTTTATATACactaatttctgattttttatagtttgtgttaaaattttGGTTCCCTTTGTATTTGTTAAGATCAGTTTTTGACAACTGTTTTGACCCTTATTGCAATAGCTACAGAACAACCCTAGAAGATGACACTAATAATTGGATttaattctatttaaaaatatataatttactAAGCAATATTGAAGTGGTAAGAATACACATACTAATAATGATGACTAAATCATtcaattttagtcatttttcacCATTTAAGGACTCTAGAAAAATCATTTAGAATTTAGGGATTTTCAGCTATAGAATTACAGGTGCGGTGAAACGTAGGCCTAGAGACCAAGTATAGGAACTTACTGCATGTCATAATAATGGTTTATCAAATGAAGACCCCTTTCACTTTTTCCACTCCAGCATACTTTatttctgctcctcctcttcatcctcctccctGCCTGTCCTCGGTACCCCTCGGTTGTCTGTTCTCTTGAAGCGGGTTCAGGGAAGTGTTGAGGGGGCGGATTGACTTAATTTTCTTCACATCTCGCTTAGCCAATAACTGTTGTGCACATCTCAGCTGGCAGACATTTAAAAGGGAGACAGTCCGGCGCTGAAGCAATTTGTATTAAACCCCCACGTTGGCCCCCGTCTATGGAGCGCGTTGTCTCCCAGTTATCCAGAGTGCCATCAAAGTCCAGTCGACCGCTGTAGGTGCAAGAAAGGCGAAAGGCTCACAGGATCGCATCATCCCTCTTGAAGAATTTGGAGAATCGCCTAGGTATGCCACTACCGCCTACCTCTACCAGTTAAATTAGTAGACGTTTGCTGAATACTTGGGTTGATAACGGGTCAGGGGATTGCATTTAGGTTGGCTAACTCAACAGACATTTATGTGTAAGAAGATTATTCTTATGcactttcaaacacaaaaagttCTATCCGTGCGTATTTACGCTGCGTAAAAACCTTGAGGTTTGTGCTAAACTCTCCCAAAGATAAAAACgtgattattttttatcctCTCTAGGGATGGCCGTCTCAGCGCACACTCTGTGCAGTATGGTTTTCATCATCGGACTGCTGTCATCTCCCGCGGATTCAAAAAGAAACCGAGCCTCGCAAGGGGCCATTCCTCATCCTGACAAAAATAACCCAAACGAATCGGAGCAGCAACCGCAGCCCCCACAGTCGGGATCCAGGTCCCGTCAGAGGCCGGGCTCAACCTCACCAGCCGACGAGGTGCTGGAGTCCAGCCAGGAGGCTCTGCATGTGACGGAGCGCCAGTATTTGAAACGGGACTGGTGCAAAACGCAGCCTCTCAAGCAGACGATCCATGAGGAGGGCTGTGTCAGCCGCACCATCATCAACCGCTTCTGCTACGGACAGTGCAATTCCTTCTACATCCCCAGGCACATCCGCAGGGAGGAGGGCGCCTTCCAGTCCTGCTCGTTTTGCAAACCAAAGCGGTTCACCACCATGACTTTTACCTTGAACTGTCCGGACCAGCAGCCTCCCACCAAGAAGAAGCGCATCCAGCGCGTCAAGCAGTGCCGCTGTATCTCCATAGACCTGGACTGAACACGCTGCAACAATCCGCAGACGGTGTTGGTAGAGAAAACGAGCGCCTGTCTCCATCTGGAGATGTACACGGACGTTTTGTAATATTCTCCTCTTGCACAaccaaaaaaagacagaaaaaaacctgacatACAACATTGAGCAGTGACGTTTTACTCCTTGTTAATTTCAAAAACCCTACTGCACGGAAACGCTAACTCCAAACGGGCacagtttacttttattttttttcctgcgcACGGCTTCCTTACTTTACCAAAAGCAGCAGCAATGAGACAGGACTCCAAAAATCATGTTGCAACTTTCAAATCACTGTTTTCTCCTCAAACCAATCCTGTATTTAACGCATAGTGTTTGTAGAACTGGATGTATCCACTGTGTGGAGTTTGAAGAATGGatatttgtaatgaaaaatgaaaatgtgataattttttatttcgACATTTCAAGAATCTTTTGAGGTTAACCAAACTGATTTCTGTGAATTTCGAAGCTTTACtggtaaaatatttcatttttatatctGGAGTctatttaaaaagtcttcaaaGTAAAGCAGactcatttttataaaaaacagtATTTGGTTAGTATTGAGActaaatagttttaaatgtaaatgtaaagtcgttttgttttaatctgtttgtttattccatttgattaaattatctattaaaactaaataaacaaatgctgTTCTACCTTGCATTTAATTCTTGTAACTGACAAtcagttttggtattttaactGTGCACATTTCCAGTGGCTTCAAGCAGATGATGcaaagttatttttctaaaatgcaactttgtcacttttattaaagttactGGTTTAAATTAGCTTTCTGCACCAGGCTTGGCATTGTAGGTTATTCCATTTTACAAGTGAAGATTGcattcatacattttaaaaagcttaaatttaaccaactgtatttttaattgctTCATGCAATCAAgacaaaagtttaatatttctgGTTTAATAATTCTGGATGTTTCGTAGAAACATCCAGAATTCCTTTTGAGTTATTTGTCTAAATCTGTTAACCACACAAACTTTAGGATTTTCATTGTCAAATTCAACAATAGGATcacattatttacatttttaatttatccgAGATGATTTGTGTTTTGATGCATTATTGAGTTTCTaaaatattgcaacattttccacaaatctgtCCAATACTTTAACCATTGTGTGTTAATTTTTACATCTTGGGCATCTACTGCATTTAGATACTATCTTATTGATGTGTGAATTATAAATTTGTTACTTATTTCCTTGAAAGATAATGAGTAACAAAGAATACATTCCAAACATCCTTTGAGAAATTACTGATATTGCATTTGCAATATACTGTGATGTCCTAATGGAtccaaatttaaaacagaagcaaatacatttgttttaatgtacaGTATTAAGACCTCATACAAATAGGTTTGTGCTTCAAAATATAgttatgaaaaaaagagaaaccttcttgttcaaataattttttttaatttcagattccaagaagccattttaaatgtcaaaaacaatgTTCTACTGCCAGACTTTATTCTGACTCACAATTTATTTGACTGCTCAGCAGTTTTAAGAATGACCAAACCCTTCTAACAAATCAAAGTATGAGATCTACACAGTACAGGCCTTTAAAACTGAACAATTAGTATACATCCATACCCAAACTGTTTCACTTGGCATTATaagtatatttttgaaatttaaaataattctatAAAAGGGCGATACACCTACATAAGGAACTGCTGACGACAAATTGATGTAGCATCTGctaatttatattttcctcGCCACTTGAAGAAACTTGAAACTGTTAAAGGCTTTAGATTTCCCATACAAATAAAAGACACCTGTAAAAGAAAGTACAGAGGGTAAACAGGGAATTGGAGAATCCTATTAATGGAAGTCCATCTGAGGTATTACAGCTCAAGTTCTGTCTTCAAAAGTCAATCCTAGCAGCACAAAGCTAAGCATAAAAGGCAGCTCagtttactttctttttcaaatatgcACAACTTACAAGTAGCATccatgtgaaaatatatatgttttctaATTTGTCAAGAAACGTTTAACTCAAAGTTACAATGAGAAGGCAAGctgaaaaagtaataaatctgatgttttcttttgttttacatgaaataatgttttttctttacataaataGACTTTGCTTTACTGACAAAAGGTTACGTGATATCTGTACATACAACTAATTTTTAATACTcgattttcaaaatataacttCTATTCTAACATGGCTTcataatgacattaaaagtatAATCCTATGGTTTTGCATAGTAAAAGAGGTGCAAAAGAAAGGAGCGCAAGCAGGCTGAACAAAATGCACGCAGGCATCAGAACAGAGTACAGCGTACAGCTACTGCAAGCGGGAAAGTGCATAAAACTGTGCAGAGTACAGTGAAATagagatttatttctttttttatatcacaAGTGAGTGTACAGCCAGGTGATGTTGAGTTCTTCTGGTGTTTTtataagtttgtgttttttaggaGGCCAATGCTCTGAGCCAGACTCGCTGCCAGCTGCTGTTCGCTTCTGGCCATCACCCGGTTTAGCTCAGTCTGGTGCAGTGCAACACACAACAGAAGCAAACCATTTGTGCGCATCTTCTACACAGCAATCTGTGCACCCGAAAACTGTAGATCATTCATATTCCTCAAAAATATGCACGGTCCCTGCAGATCCTTTGACATGACACACtggcaaaagtttttttttaatgaggagGGGTGAATCAAAGACATTACATACTGCAAAAGACGCTGCTAACTTCCTGCTCTGAGAATGAAAGATCTGTTTTGTCAACAGGGATTTTGCTCTAAGAAGACAAGAGACAGGAAGCAGCATGTGTTCCTACAACACTGCCAGGGGCTTAAAAACTGTGAATTTGTCAGAGCATTTTCAGTTTCTCCTGTAAGCTGTCAGatgaaatttagaaaagtgaCAATCCCCAGCTTCTGTAGATCCAGGAGGAAGCTTGCAGAGCTTGCTGAGAATCCCAGTGAACCCCAGAGACCTACCCCAAGCTGGGCAATCAGAGGTCGTGGCTTGCCGGATGAATGAGGTCAACCTTTGGCCTTCAAGAGTCCCATCACTTCACCGGTGTTGCCTGTGGATACCCACTGCAGGagttgagcaaaaaaaaaaaaagctcaacatgGAGGTAGAAAGGAGTGTAAAGGATGGGGCTGAAGGTCCTGTTAGTGGAGCAAAGATACAACAGTAAATCTGCTCaagttttattgtgttattgTGAGGCAggtggaaaatgtaaaatggatGGGGTCTGCAGGCTTCCTCATTGCAacctttcttcttctgcctTGCCACTCATCATTTCCTTCAGCTGGACGGCATGTTGGCTTCCTTCTGCCGTAACCTCTCTTTCTGTTGGCAACAACAACATAAAGATTAAGCGTATTGATTTCAGTGTTGACGCAAGAGTGAGGCAGCTTTAAGGGAATTTCATTACTGAGGGTGAATAAATATTACTTCTTACCAGACTGTTGGCATTAATCTTTTTGGTTTCCACTCTTTTTTCTGCTGTgattttcttaatgttttcttgAGCTTCCTTCAAcctttggaaaaacaaacacacaaatacaatgATTATAAATTGttagttaaattaaaacaggaCATATGGAAGAGAAACCTCTCATTAAGATGATCTTTGGAAAATATGTCCAGCgacataaaacaatattttctcttaactttttcacaattggaaaacttctatgtattttagttggattttatttatgacaAACATAAAGTGGACCATAACtgtgaactggaaggaaaaagttaaatgtttttcataatgttttataaataagcATCTAAAATACTTATCTACATCtaaaatatacatgtaaatTACTTGTCACGCATATCCAGCGATTCCAAGTCTTTTTTGCAAAGTAGCTTAATCCTTGAACAAGCCTCTGAACAATATTTTGCACTTTGACTAAGTCATTTTGTCATGATTCTCTGAACTACATAAAGTTTTATACCAGTACAGCTCATTTACCATAAAGGTAGAACATTTAGTTCactaaataacaataaatttgGGTTCCAAAACTCATTAAGACATACAGGTGGCCTACTTGCACTTTCAAAAAGTACTGCAAACGTGATGCGCACATTAGTATATTCTCAGTTGACAAAGAATCATTATTAATCTATGACGTCCTGAAATTCTTAAGGAAATTCAGAATTCAGCTT
Proteins encoded:
- the grem1b gene encoding gremlin-1; this translates as MAVSAHTLCSMVFIIGLLSSPADSKRNRASQGAIPHPDKNNPNESEQQPQPPQSGSRSRQRPGSTSPADEVLESSQEALHVTERQYLKRDWCKTQPLKQTIHEEGCVSRTIINRFCYGQCNSFYIPRHIRREEGAFQSCSFCKPKRFTTMTFTLNCPDQQPPTKKKRIQRVKQCRCISIDLD